The stretch of DNA AGGTACCATATCCTTGCATATCCTCAATAACTGACTTAATAATAGGGAGTTGAACATAAGGAGGATTAGCTACCTCAATATCTCTTTCACCTTCACTTGTACAAAGATGAATAGGTGCGTAAGTATATACAGAGAAGGACAATCTGCCCTTTGAGCCATAAATCTCAATACGATCCTCACGCGCACTTTCATGAGCAGCAAAGCACCAAGCGCCACTACCTGTCAATCCCGATTCAAAACGAAAGACGGCATTGACCGTATCTTCAAGGTTATAGAGTCCCATACGATTGGCAGTGTAACCATGTGCCTTGACAATAACACCAAACATATTCTGTAGAAGATCGAGCTGATGAGGTGCAAGGTCATAGAAATAGCCACCACCAGAGATATGCGACTGCAAACGCCACGGCAGTTGTTCATTATGCTCATAATCCAAATCACGTGGAGGAACGGCAAAACGTACTTGCACCGTAAGTATCTTTCCTAGCTCACCCTTATCAACGATTTCTTTTACTTTCCTGAAGTAAGGCAGATAACGACGATAATAAGCAACAAAGCAAGGTACGCCTGTCTGCTCTGAGACACGATTAATACGCACACAATCCTCGTAAGATGCAGCCAGTGGCTTCTCTATGTAACAGGGTTTTCCTGCACGCATGGCCATGATAGCAAAGGTGGCATGTGCAGAAGGTGGTGTAGCGATATAAATTGCATTTACGTCAGGATCATCGACCAAAGCCTGTGCATCGGTGTACCACTTACGAATTCCTTGACGTTCAGCATACGAACGTGCTTTCAACTCGCT from Prevotella scopos JCM 17725 encodes:
- a CDS encoding Gfo/Idh/MocA family protein, whose product is MKQINWGFIGCGEVTEKKSGPAFNEVMGSHVVAVFSRSELKARSYAERQGIRKWYTDAQALVDDPDVNAIYIATPPSAHATFAIMAMRAGKPCYIEKPLAASYEDCVRINRVSEQTGVPCFVAYYRRYLPYFRKVKEIVDKGELGKILTVQVRFAVPPRDLDYEHNEQLPWRLQSHISGGGYFYDLAPHQLDLLQNMFGVIVKAHGYTANRMGLYNLEDTVNAVFRFESGLTGSGAWCFAAHESAREDRIEIYGSKGRLSFSVYTYAPIHLCTSEGERDIEVANPPYVQLPIIKSVIEDMQGYGTCDCTSISATPTNWVMDRILGKI